The genomic segment GCGGACGCGGGCCGGCCCGTCCTGGTGGAGTCGCTGGACATCACCGACCACGGCCGGGTCAGATCCTTCGTGGACGATGCGGCTTCCCGGTTCGGCCGGATCGACGTCCTGGTCAACAACGCCGCCATCATGCCGGTCAGCCCCATCGAGGACCAGGATGAGGAGACCATGTCCCGCATCCTCTCCGTCAACCTGCTGGCGCCAGTTGTGTTCAGCAAGTACTGCATTCCGCATATGCGGGCGGCAGGCGGCGGATCGATCATCCACATGGCCAGCGTGACGGGCCATAACGGCCATCCGGGCGTGGCCGTCTACGGGGCGACGAAGGGCGGATTGATCGCCCTGGCGCGGGGCCAGGCCATGGAGCTTGCCGAATACCGGATCAGGGTCAACACGGTTTCGCCGGGCACGGTGGATTCGCCCATGCTGCACAACTTCGTGAAGGAGAACGCCGGGGACCCGGAGGCGGCGCTCAGGGCTTTCGACCGCCTGCACCCCATCGGCCGGGTCGCCACCATCGATGAGGTCGCCAACGTATTCGTGTTCCTGGCGAGCGACGAATCCAGCGACATCACGGCGACGGACATCCGGTGCGACGGCGGCTACGCGGTCCAGGGCCGGCAGCCGACGGAATAGCGGCAAGGAACGATTCGTCCGTCTTCAGCCGCCTGGCTACGCGGTCCAGGGCCGGCAGCCGACGGAATAGCGGCAAGGAGAACCTATGTCAGTAGGGGTTTGCGCATACTCGTTCAACACGGGATATGACGCCTTTCAACTCATGGACATGGCCGTCGAACACGGCCTCGTCGGTGTAGAGTTTCCAGCCGAGGACTGCCTGCCCGATCTGTCCCCGGCCTCGCTGGAGCGAGCCCGTGCCCGTGCCGAGGAAAGCGGGCTGTTCGTCGTGGCGGACGGCGGCCAGGTCGAGGGCGAAATGTTGCGGCGTCTGATTCCCGCGGCCGCGGCCCTCGGCGCCCCTACGTTGCGCGTGGTCATGAGCGGCGTGCTCGGCGGCGACCGCCGGCCGCTGTCGGGCCGGTGGAGCGCCCATCTCGCCGGGTGCCGTGATATCCTGTGCGAGGCGTTGCCCCTGGCAGAAGAACACGGGGTCGTCATCTCGGTGGAGAATCATTCAGACGCCACGTCCCACGACATGCGCTGGCTCTGCGAAGAACTGAACAGCGCGTACATCGGCATCACGCTCGATGTGGGCAACGTGCTGGCAGTCTGCGAGGAACCCTTCGGATACACCGAACGCCTCCTTCCGTATCTGCGGCATGTCCACCTAAAGGACTATACGATTCATCCCTCCGACGAGGGATACCGCATCGCGCGGTGTTCGCTGGGCAGCGGCGTGGTCGACTACCCCGGCCTGCTTTCCCTGATCGACGGATACCGGGGCCAGCGTGGCCAGCCTGGATCGGAGGGCGCGCAAGATCGGCTAGCTCAGCACGACCAGCGCGGCCCGGCGGATCAATCCGGCCCGGCGCCCCAGCACGGCCCGGCGGGCGAGATCACGAAAACCATCGAGCTGGGCGCCATCTACGCCCGGCATGTGCGCATGCTCATGGAAGACTACTGGGCGGAATACCCGGATCGCGACGTCAGGGACATGCTGCCGTTTCTGCGGCTGTACTGGTCCCACGTCCGCCCCGGCGGGGAAGACTGGCGCACGCCCAGGGAGAAGGACGAATCCATCGAGGCCCTGAAGGCGTACGAGACGCGGGAGTTCGAAGAAAGCGTCGCCTATCTGAAGGAAATCGGAGCCGTCCGGACAGACTCCGGCACATCCTGAACCGAACCAGGCAGGTCGATTCATGAGCTTCTCCTTTCATCCCGGTGACCATTTGAAAAGAAGGCGGTTGAAA from the Gemmatimonadota bacterium genome contains:
- a CDS encoding SDR family NAD(P)-dependent oxidoreductase gives rise to the protein MRLANKAAIVTGAGDGIGRGIALALAREGAAVAVCDINTETVAETGRLVADAGRPVLVESLDITDHGRVRSFVDDAASRFGRIDVLVNNAAIMPVSPIEDQDEETMSRILSVNLLAPVVFSKYCIPHMRAAGGGSIIHMASVTGHNGHPGVAVYGATKGGLIALARGQAMELAEYRIRVNTVSPGTVDSPMLHNFVKENAGDPEAALRAFDRLHPIGRVATIDEVANVFVFLASDESSDITATDIRCDGGYAVQGRQPTE
- a CDS encoding sugar phosphate isomerase/epimerase, which translates into the protein MSVGVCAYSFNTGYDAFQLMDMAVEHGLVGVEFPAEDCLPDLSPASLERARARAEESGLFVVADGGQVEGEMLRRLIPAAAALGAPTLRVVMSGVLGGDRRPLSGRWSAHLAGCRDILCEALPLAEEHGVVISVENHSDATSHDMRWLCEELNSAYIGITLDVGNVLAVCEEPFGYTERLLPYLRHVHLKDYTIHPSDEGYRIARCSLGSGVVDYPGLLSLIDGYRGQRGQPGSEGAQDRLAQHDQRGPADQSGPAPQHGPAGEITKTIELGAIYARHVRMLMEDYWAEYPDRDVRDMLPFLRLYWSHVRPGGEDWRTPREKDESIEALKAYETREFEESVAYLKEIGAVRTDSGTS